A single genomic interval of Armigeres subalbatus isolate Guangzhou_Male chromosome 1, GZ_Asu_2, whole genome shotgun sequence harbors:
- the LOC134209128 gene encoding 2',5'-phosphodiesterase 12 — MELTTHPENFKMFFSFLPSLGIRKGSIISSLFRRPKIVSALLNSSVTRSGSTNFVLRHRHRMNVAYFRQLPNEEQCAICFHLSSERYRIDKVFNFSRNVTENIDASLERMRTNIEKEVKKKYNRKKKSKTETGSAQEMQDVPNVSVRLFDVKNGKDVGNIAISDLLNKIQDEENILLKIMDDDFRIDFNSPVVQAIHLPQSILAGFYVYPSKLELLFAELGQSEFQWYRGEMPKSNNNQQIEWTLVGSGFSYMAKLEDVGCHLKAVCTPGNPIKVGPSAEIISSCVVQAGPGQCPFEIRHLFTQNKLANDYQFRVVTYNILADLYADSDYSRNELFGYCPNYALHIDYRKQLFIKEILGYNADIICLQEVDSKIYDFDLTTVLRLFSFEGHFKAKGKTAEGLATFYNAQRFQELDRQGITFGENLESAPAFQCLWNQIKNNEKLAVRIKDRSTAIQATLLRSRSVPKKHLLVANTHFYFHPDADHIRLLQGGFSMLYIRDLYEKYEREMSLDRNDFAIVFCGDFNSVPECGMYRLMTERFVGDELADWLSNEEEAVRGVTLSQPFWFKSACGCPKYTNYTVGFKACIDYIYYQSDALKVNDVVPLPSEEELMAYDAIPSPVLPSDHIALVASLEWSNKS; from the exons ATGGAACTCACCACTCACCCAGAAAACTTCAAAatgtttttctcatttctgCCAAGTTTAGGCATTCGTAAAGGTTCAATCATCAGTTCGCTATTCCGTCGTCCGAAAATAGTGTCTGCCTTGTTAAATTCGTCAGTCACGCGGTCGGGATCTACTAATTTCGTATTACGCCATCGCCATAGGATGAACGTAGCCTACTTCCGCCAGCTGCCCAACGAAGAGCAATGCGCAATCTGTTTCCATCTGTCCAGCGAACGTTATCGGATCGACAAGGTGTTCAACTTCTCGCGGAACGTCACGGAGAATATCGATGCCAGCCTTGAAAGGATGCGAACCAATATCGAGAAGGAAGTGAAGAAAAAGTAcaacagaaagaagaaaagtAAAACGGAAACCGGAAGCGCTCAAGAAATGCAAGATGTGCCGAATGTAAGCGTTCGATTGTTTGACGTGAAGAATGGAAAGGATGTTGGCAACATAGCAATTTCGGATCTGTTGAACAAGATCCAAGACGAGGAAAACATCTTGCTGAAAATTATGGATGATGATTTCCGGATAGACTTCAATTCGCCTGTTGTTCAGGCCATTCATCTACCTCAATCTATTTTGGCGGGATTTTACGTGTATCCTTCTAAGCTGGAACTGTTGTTTGCTGAGTTGGGTCAGTCCGAATTCCAATGGTACCGGGGAGAAATGCCCAAGTCGAACAACAATCAGCAAATTGAATGGACTCTGGTAGGAAGTGGGTTTTCATACATGGCCAAGCTGGAAGATGTGGGGTGTCACCTCAAAGCGGTTTGTACTCCGGGAAATCCTATTAAAGTTGGACCATCGGCGGAGATAATTTCCTCTTGCGTAGTCCAAGCGGGACCCGGACAATGCCCGTTCGAAATTCGTCATCTATTTACGCAAAACAAATTGGCGAACGATTATCAATTTCGAGTAGTTACTTACAATATCCTGGCGGATCTATACGCGGACAGTGATTATAGTAGAAATGAGTTGTTCGGGTACTGCCCCAATTATGCACTACATATAGACTACCGGAAGCAGCTGTTCatcaaggaaattcttggatacAACGCGGACATTATTTGTCTGCAAGAAGTCGATAGTAAAATCTATGATTTCGATCTCACAACTGTACTACGTTTGTTCAGCTTCGAAGGACACTTTAAAGCAAAAGGAAAAACTGCAGAAGGTTTAGCGACATTTTATAATGCGCAACGGTTTCA AGAATTGGATCGACAAGGCATTACATTCGGCGAAAATTTGGAATCCGCTCCTGCGTTTCAATGTCTttggaatcaaataaaaaacaatgaaaagCTAGCAGTTCGAATCAAAGATCGATCAACGGCTATCCAAGCGACCCTGCTGCGTTCCCGTTCGGTGCCCAAGAAGCATTTGCTGGTAGCTAACACCCACTTTTATTTCCATCCTGACGCAGATCACATACGGCTTCTGCAGGGTGGGTTTTCAATGCTTTACATACGAGACCTGTATGAAAAGTATGAACGAGAAATGAGTTTAGATAGAAACGATTTTGCAATCGTATTCTGCGGAGATTTCAACAGCGTGCCGGAATGTGGGATGTACCGTTTAATGACGGAACGGTTTGTCGGCGATGAACTGGCGGATTGGTTGAGTAACGAGGAAGAAGCAGTTCGCGGTGTGACTCTTTCGCAACCATTTTGGTTCAAATCAGCTTGCGGATGTCCAAAATATACCAATTACACCGTTGGATTTAAAGCGTGCATCGATTATATCTACTATCAGAGTGATGCATTGAAGGTGAACGATGTGGTGCCCCTTCCCAGTGAGGAGGAACTAATGGCGTACGATGCAATTCCATCACCGGTACTTCCATCGGATCATATTGCATTGGTGGCTAGTCTTGAATGGAGTAACAAATCGTGA